Below is a genomic region from Caulobacter rhizosphaerae.
GCTGGCCTAGGGAGAGACGACGATGGAACACGAAGCCCTCTTCGATCTCGCCAATCCCGAGCTGTGGGTCCTGATCGGCCTGGCCCTGTTCATCGGCCTGCTGGTCGTGCTCAAGGTCCTGCCGGGCGCGCTGTTCGGCGCGCTGGACGCCCACGCGGCCAAGATCAAGGCCGAACTCGACGAAGCCCAGCAACTGCGGGAAGAGGCCCAGGCCCTGCTCGCGGACGTGAAGGCCCAGCGGGAAGAAGCCGAGCGTCAGGCCGCCGGCATGCTGGAAGCCGCCAAGGCCGACGCCGCTCTGATCGCGTCCGAGGCCAAGGCCCGGCTCGAGGAGCAGATCACCCGCCGCGCCGAAATGGCCGAGCGCAAGATCGCCCAGGCCGAGGCCCAGGCCGCCGCCGACGTCAAGTCGGCCGCTGTCGACCTGGCCGCCCAGGCCGCCGAGCAGATCCTGGTCGCCCGTCTCGCGACCGGCGCCTCGGACGGCCTCGTCGACGCGGCGATCGCCCAGGTCGGCGCGAAGCTGCAATAGCGGTTTTCGGATCGGCAAACATCAAGGGCGCGCTCCTCGCGGGGCGCGCCCTTTTTCTTGTCCGGTGAGCGCTCCGCCCCCTATGGGGGCGGACAGGCGGCGAAGCCGCCAGGTGGGGGCAAGCGCCCGTAGGGGGTAGCGGAATGGGCGGCTGACACTTGCCCCCTCCGCGCCTTCGGCGCTCCTCCCCCAGAGGGGGAAGAACCCTAAACCGGCTGTTTCTTCAGCCAGCGGCGCTTCAGGTGCTTGCGGCCGCGCTTCAGCACCCGCCACTTGGCCTTGCGCAGGAACACCTTCTCGGACCGCAACAGCTGCTGCCAGGCCACCAGCATGATCTCGGGCTCGCGGCGCATCAGGCGGCGGATCGGGAAGATCAGCTTGGGATGGCGGCGCTGCCAGCGCAGGAAGCGCCGCTTGGCCTGGAACGAGTTGCGCAGCACGATCATCAGGCCGACGACCAGCAGCGGCAGGCCCAGGTGGCCCGGCAGCGGCGTCAGGACGACTCCGGCCAGGAGCACGAGCACGCCGAAGGCCAGCGCCGCCCAGCGGGCGACGCGGCCCGCGGTTTCCCGCAGGACGAGGGCCAGGCGGCGACGGCGGCGGTAGAGCCTCGAAGGCAGCCTGGCGAGCGTTTCAGCCGCCGAGTTCACGCGTCCTGCTTGGCGGACTGGCGCTGCAGCGATCGGCGCTTGAACGACTGGCGCCAGCGCTTGGCCACGCGCCAGCGGCGCGGGACGATCAGCCGTTCCATGCGCAGCACCTGCTGCCAGGCCACCGGAAACACCTCCGGCTCGCGGCGCAGCAGGCGGCGCAGCGGGAACAGCAGCTTGGGATGGGCGTGCTGGAAGCGGACGAACTGCTTGCGCGCCCGGAACGAGTTGCGCAGCACCAGCATCAGGCCGGCCACGGTCAGCGGCACGCCCAGCGGGCCGGGCAGCGGCGCGATCAGGAACCCGGCCACCACCAGGATCAGGCCCAGGGTGACCAGTACGACGCGGGAAATCCGCCCGAGAAGCTCGCGGGCGAGTTCATCGGCGGCGGAGAAGCGCACGGGCGGCATGGCGAGAGCGAGGTTCATGGCAGGACGAAACGGTTCCGTGGTCCGTTTGATCCCGGCGGGGGCCGGCCTCCTCGGCTCACTGAGACCGATATGAGAACGGCCCGCCCTTCCGTAAAGGCGCCCTTTTGTCGCTTTCGCCGACTGTGGCGTCTATTCCGCAGCCAGTGGCGCGGCGGCCACAGGTTTCCACCTCAGACGGGGCTTCCGGGCGGCCTGGGTCTCGTCCAGGCGCTTGAGCGGCGCGTGATAGGGAGCCCCCTTGAACCGGTCGACATCGCCGCCCCCATTCTTGATCTTGGCGACAGCCCCGGCCAGGGCGCGGAGCGCCGTGACGAAGCGGTCTAGTTCCTGCTTGCTCTCGGTCTCGGTCGGCTCGATCAGCATCGCCCCGTGCACCACCAGCGGGAAGTACATGGTCATCGGGTGGAAGCCCTCGTCGATCATCGCCTTGGCGAAGTCGAGCGTGGTCACCCCCGTCCCTTCCAGCCAGGCGTCGTCGAACAGCGCCTCGTGCATGCACGGGCCGTTCGGGAAGGCCGGGCTCATCAGGTCGCCGAGGCGGGCCTTGATGTAGTTGGCGTTGAGGACGGCGTCCTCGGCCACCTGGCGCAGGCCGTCGGCCCCATGGCTGAGCATGTAGGCGTAGGCGCGCACGAACATGCCCATCTGGCCGTGGAAGGCGCTCATCCGGCCGAACGCCTGGGCGGCGGGTCCCTCGGCTTCCTCGACCAGCTTGAAGCCGAACTCGCGGCTGACCACCCAGGGCGTCGGCGCGAACGGGGCCAGGGCCGCCGACAGCACCACCGGCCCAGCGCCCGGACCGCCGCCGCCGTGCGGGGTGGAGAAGGTCTTGTGCAGGTTGATGTGCATGGCGTCGACGCCCAGGTCGCCCGGGCGCACCCGGCCGACGATGGCGTTGAAGTTGGCGCCGTCGCAATAGAAGTACGCGCCGGCCGCGTGGGTCAGGCGGGCGATCTCGACCACGTCGCGCTCGAATAGGCCGCAGGTGTTGGGGTTGGTGACCATGATGGCGGCCACGTGGTCGCCCAGCTTGGCTTCCAGGTCGGCCAGGTCGACCCGGCCGTCGTCGGTCTGGGCGATCTCGACGACCGTGTAGCCGCAGAAGGCCGCCGTGGCCGGATTGGTGCCGTGGGCGCTGGTCGGGGCCAGCACGGTCTTGCGGTGGCCCTGTCCGTTGGCCTCGTGGGCGGCGCGGATGGCCAGCAGGCCGCACAGCTCGCCGTGGGCCCCGGCCTTCGGGCTCAAGGCCACGGCCGGCATGCCCGTCAGGGTCTTCAGCCAGTGCGCCAGGCGGTCCATCAGCTCGATCGCGCCCTGCACCGTCGACTGCGGCTGCAGCGGGTGGATATCGGAGAAGCCCGGGAGGCGCGCCATCTTCTCGTTCAGGCGCGGGTTGTGCTTCATCGTGCACGAGCCCAGCGGATAGAGCGCCAGGTCGATGGCGTGGTTCTTCTGGCTCAGGCGCACATAGTGGCGCACGGCTTCGGGCTCCGACAGGCCCGGCAGGCCGATCGGAGCCTTGCGGACCAGGTCGCCCAGGTCGTCGGCCGCAGGCGCGTCGGGCAGGTCGACGCCGGTCTTGTCCCAGGCGTTCAGTTCGAAGATCAGCGCCTCGTCCTGCAGCAAGCCGCGGGCCCCGGTCAGGGTCGGGTGGACGTAGTCGTTGACGTCAGCGCCTTGGGGGGCTTCGGGACGGGTGGGCCGTCCGACGGTGTTCATGCTCATTGGTCCAGCACCTTGGTCAGGGCCTTGGCGAAGAAGGCGATGTCGCTGTCGGGCGTCGTCTCGGTGGCGGCGACCAGCAGGACGTCGTCGAGGCCGGCGGTCGGGTCGAGGCGCGAGAACGGCACGCCGGCGATGACGCCGTTGGCGGCGAGGGTCTCGACCAGTTCGGCGGCGTTGGCCGGCACCTTGATCGCGAACTCGTTGAAGAAGCGCGGCGTCAGGACCTCGACGCCGGGCACGGCGGCCAGGGCGTCGCGCAGCTTCACCGCCTTCTGGTGATTGACCAGGGCCAGCCGGCGCAGGCCCTTCTCGCCCAGCAGGCTCATGTGGATGCTGAAGGCCAGGGCGCACAGGCCGCTGTTGGTGCAGATGTTCGACGTGGCCTTGTCACGACGGATGTGCTGCTCGCGGGTCGACAGGGTCAGGACGAAGCCGCGGCGGCCGTCGGCGTCGACGGTCTCGCCGCACAGCCGGCCCGGGGCCTGGCGGACGTATTTTTCCTTGCAGGCGAACAGGCCGACATAGGGGCCGCCGAAGTTCAGGCCATTGCCGATCGACTGGCCCTCGGCCACGACGATGTCGGCGCCCATCTCGCCGGGCGACTTCAGCAGGCCATACGAGACCGCCTCGGTGGTGACCACGATCAGCAGGGCGCCGGCGGCCTGGGCGGCGGCGGCGATCCTGGTCACGTCGGTGGCCGTGCCGAACACGTTGGGGGTCTGGACGACCACGCAGGCGGTGTCGGCGTCGATGGCGGCGATCACCGCGTCCTCGGCGTCGATGGCCGGCGCCAGTCGATCGGTGGCGACGCCGGCCGCGTGGGCCAGGGTCTCGACCGTGCCGACATAGTGCGGGTGCACGCCGCCCGACAGCACCGCCTTGCTGCGGCGCGTGACCCGCGTGGCCATCATCACCGCTTCGGCCGTGGCGGTGGAGCCGTCATAGAGCGAGGCGTTGGCCACCTCCATGCCGGTCAGGGCCGCGACCTGGGTCTGGAACTCGAACAGCACCTGCAGCGTGCCCTGGGCGATCTCGGGCTGGTAGGGCGTGTAGCTGGTCAGGAATTCCGAGCGCTGGATGATGTGGTCGACGCTGGCCGGCACATGGTGGCGATAGGCCCCCGCCCCCACGAAGAACGGGCCCTCCGACGCCGAGCGGTTGCGACGCGACAAGGCCAGCATCTCGCGCTCCACCTCCAACTCGCCGGCGTGGAGCGGCAGGTCGACCACGCCCGTGCGGCGGGCGACGGCGGGCACGTCGACGAACAGGTCGTCGATCGACTCCGCGCC
It encodes:
- the gcvPA gene encoding aminomethyl-transferring glycine dehydrogenase subunit GcvPA, whose amino-acid sequence is MRYLPLTPQDRADMLGVIGAESIDDLFVDVPAVARRTGVVDLPLHAGELEVEREMLALSRRNRSASEGPFFVGAGAYRHHVPASVDHIIQRSEFLTSYTPYQPEIAQGTLQVLFEFQTQVAALTGMEVANASLYDGSTATAEAVMMATRVTRRSKAVLSGGVHPHYVGTVETLAHAAGVATDRLAPAIDAEDAVIAAIDADTACVVVQTPNVFGTATDVTRIAAAAQAAGALLIVVTTEAVSYGLLKSPGEMGADIVVAEGQSIGNGLNFGGPYVGLFACKEKYVRQAPGRLCGETVDADGRRGFVLTLSTREQHIRRDKATSNICTNSGLCALAFSIHMSLLGEKGLRRLALVNHQKAVKLRDALAAVPGVEVLTPRFFNEFAIKVPANAAELVETLAANGVIAGVPFSRLDPTAGLDDVLLVAATETTPDSDIAFFAKALTKVLDQ
- a CDS encoding F0F1 ATP synthase subunit B — translated: MEHEALFDLANPELWVLIGLALFIGLLVVLKVLPGALFGALDAHAAKIKAELDEAQQLREEAQALLADVKAQREEAERQAAGMLEAAKADAALIASEAKARLEEQITRRAEMAERKIAQAEAQAAADVKSAAVDLAAQAAEQILVARLATGASDGLVDAAIAQVGAKLQ
- the gcvPB gene encoding aminomethyl-transferring glycine dehydrogenase subunit GcvPB — protein: MSMNTVGRPTRPEAPQGADVNDYVHPTLTGARGLLQDEALIFELNAWDKTGVDLPDAPAADDLGDLVRKAPIGLPGLSEPEAVRHYVRLSQKNHAIDLALYPLGSCTMKHNPRLNEKMARLPGFSDIHPLQPQSTVQGAIELMDRLAHWLKTLTGMPAVALSPKAGAHGELCGLLAIRAAHEANGQGHRKTVLAPTSAHGTNPATAAFCGYTVVEIAQTDDGRVDLADLEAKLGDHVAAIMVTNPNTCGLFERDVVEIARLTHAAGAYFYCDGANFNAIVGRVRPGDLGVDAMHINLHKTFSTPHGGGGPGAGPVVLSAALAPFAPTPWVVSREFGFKLVEEAEGPAAQAFGRMSAFHGQMGMFVRAYAYMLSHGADGLRQVAEDAVLNANYIKARLGDLMSPAFPNGPCMHEALFDDAWLEGTGVTTLDFAKAMIDEGFHPMTMYFPLVVHGAMLIEPTETESKQELDRFVTALRALAGAVAKIKNGGGDVDRFKGAPYHAPLKRLDETQAARKPRLRWKPVAAAPLAAE